Proteins from a genomic interval of Halorussus rarus:
- a CDS encoding tRNA-binding protein, giving the protein MTESPFDTTFRVGEVLDAESFPETNKPEMAILQIDLGDEEVQSVAQTGYNYDPDDLVGRQVLCATDLGSVRIAGEKSEALTVGVPDEEGHPVLVGPDEDVPLGGELY; this is encoded by the coding sequence ATGACCGAGAGCCCGTTCGACACCACCTTCCGCGTCGGCGAGGTGCTCGACGCCGAGTCGTTCCCCGAGACGAACAAGCCGGAGATGGCCATCCTGCAGATCGACCTGGGCGACGAGGAGGTCCAGTCGGTGGCCCAGACCGGGTACAACTACGACCCCGACGACCTCGTGGGCCGGCAGGTGCTCTGCGCGACGGACCTCGGCTCGGTCCGCATCGCGGGCGAGAAGAGCGAGGCGCTGACGGTCGGCGTCCCCGACGAGGAGGGCCACCCGGTGCTGGTCGGCCCCGACGAGGACGTGCCGCTCGGCGGCGAACTGTACTGA
- a CDS encoding right-handed parallel beta-helix repeat-containing protein translates to MTLRDLRALGVLAVAFVAVCGGAALTTATLHGAAATDAAQTQISSCTTIDQPGEYVLTSDIENGGKTPISKSCIRITADGVTLDGGGHLVDGRGVSDTKGIAAVDTENVVIRNVEVDDWHAGVLVEGGSATVRDVRTYSNAFGVRLENATSATVENSTVEDNLVGVSAINQTVTLADNEFSGNEIEVQRD, encoded by the coding sequence GTGACTCTCCGAGACCTCCGGGCGCTCGGCGTCCTCGCCGTCGCGTTCGTCGCGGTCTGCGGCGGCGCGGCGCTGACGACCGCGACCCTCCACGGCGCGGCGGCGACCGACGCGGCCCAGACGCAGATCAGTTCCTGCACGACCATCGACCAGCCCGGCGAGTACGTCCTGACGTCCGACATCGAGAACGGCGGCAAGACGCCCATCTCGAAGTCCTGCATCAGGATCACCGCCGACGGGGTGACCCTCGACGGCGGGGGCCACCTCGTCGACGGCCGGGGCGTGAGCGACACCAAGGGCATCGCGGCCGTCGACACCGAGAACGTCGTGATCCGGAACGTCGAAGTCGACGACTGGCACGCGGGCGTGCTCGTCGAGGGCGGGTCGGCGACCGTCCGCGACGTGAGGACCTACTCGAACGCCTTCGGGGTCCGGCTGGAGAACGCCACGAGCGCCACCGTCGAGAACAGCACCGTCGAGGACAACCTGGTCGGCGTCTCGGCGATAAACCAGACCGTTACGCTCGCGGACAACGAGTTCTCCGGCAACGAGATAGAGGTCCAGCGCGACTGA
- a CDS encoding DUF7410 domain-containing protein, translating into MSVADSEVRVPDGETPTRCPHCRRPFRSERLLALHVGDLHTEACSVDQREAYEDALEAEREDLFLYHLKVVAALVAVYAFLLLSYMAVSAMQAPG; encoded by the coding sequence GTGTCGGTCGCCGACTCGGAGGTGCGGGTGCCCGACGGCGAGACGCCGACCCGGTGCCCCCACTGCCGCCGGCCGTTCCGGAGCGAGCGACTGCTCGCGCTCCACGTCGGTGATCTCCACACCGAGGCCTGCTCAGTCGACCAGCGCGAGGCCTACGAGGACGCGCTGGAGGCCGAGCGCGAGGACCTGTTCCTCTACCACCTCAAGGTCGTGGCGGCGCTGGTCGCGGTGTACGCCTTCCTCCTGCTGTCGTACATGGCGGTGTCGGCGATGCAGGCGCCGGGATGA
- a CDS encoding glycoside hydrolase has product MTSRQTRRQFLGASASVGLFGTAGCAAPFGSRRRRNDTGSGASGTPTSATPDPTTEATTTEEPAQADAEPIDVRGALYVPARAWNTFQMWHDYDESVIERDLGYADRVNINAIRTWISYEQWLADAEALERSIEHFLTAADDRGMEVLFGLFESVGKEPSEENLHATDPLTAPPVQSPSSDVMQNPDRWDEPGGYVRWFMDRWKDDDRLLAIEAMNEPGWLPTMKRFAAGMFETMAENRGSVPLTVGSTSLANNADYVDWGADVLQFHYNFPNEPDMYHELLPEAIRLGEDLDMPVYLSEWQKVANFGWGETGVVDNWQPDYDSLAPVIHQHGVGNFFWSLMVKPAYVRYMRKRGIINGLFHEDGSVWHKSDARAIKAMSGEDDVSELEQRQEWPQWATKIKRHAFGSGSEAGE; this is encoded by the coding sequence ATGACCAGTCGGCAGACTCGTCGGCAGTTTCTGGGGGCCAGCGCGTCGGTCGGACTCTTCGGTACGGCGGGCTGCGCCGCCCCCTTCGGGAGTCGGCGGCGGCGCAACGACACCGGGAGCGGGGCCAGCGGCACGCCGACCTCCGCGACCCCCGACCCGACGACCGAGGCGACGACGACCGAGGAGCCGGCGCAGGCCGACGCCGAACCGATCGACGTCCGGGGCGCGCTGTACGTCCCCGCACGCGCGTGGAACACGTTCCAGATGTGGCACGACTACGACGAGAGCGTCATCGAGCGCGACCTGGGGTACGCCGACCGGGTGAACATCAACGCCATCCGGACGTGGATCAGCTACGAGCAGTGGCTCGCCGACGCCGAGGCGCTCGAGCGGTCCATCGAGCACTTCCTGACCGCGGCCGACGACCGCGGAATGGAGGTGCTGTTCGGCCTGTTCGAGAGCGTGGGCAAGGAGCCGTCCGAGGAGAACCTCCACGCCACCGACCCGCTGACCGCGCCGCCGGTCCAGTCGCCGTCGAGCGACGTCATGCAGAACCCCGACCGGTGGGACGAACCCGGAGGGTACGTCCGGTGGTTCATGGACCGGTGGAAGGACGACGACCGGCTGCTTGCCATCGAGGCGATGAACGAACCGGGGTGGCTCCCGACGATGAAGCGGTTCGCCGCCGGCATGTTCGAGACCATGGCCGAGAACCGCGGGTCGGTCCCGCTGACCGTCGGGTCGACCAGCCTGGCCAACAACGCCGACTACGTCGACTGGGGCGCCGACGTGCTCCAGTTCCACTACAACTTCCCGAACGAACCCGACATGTACCACGAGCTGCTTCCGGAGGCGATTCGGCTCGGCGAGGACCTCGACATGCCGGTGTACCTGAGCGAGTGGCAGAAGGTCGCGAACTTCGGCTGGGGCGAGACCGGGGTCGTCGACAACTGGCAGCCCGACTACGACTCGCTCGCGCCGGTCATCCACCAGCACGGCGTGGGCAACTTCTTCTGGTCGCTGATGGTCAAACCCGCCTACGTCCGGTATATGCGCAAGCGCGGCATCATCAACGGGCTATTCCACGAGGACGGCTCGGTCTGGCACAAGAGCGACGCGAGGGCCATCAAGGCGATGTCGGGCGAGGACGACGTCTCCGAGCTCGAACAGCGTCAGGAGTGGCCCCAGTGGGCGACGAAGATCAAGCGCCACGCCTTCGGGAGCGGCTCGGAAGCGGGGGAGTAG
- a CDS encoding right-handed parallel beta-helix repeat-containing protein produces the protein MRRATLAVATLLAVAAVSPTLGNAVQDSGDPERIDSCTTIDDPGRYALVDDVRNASAGQCIRIRASDVVLDGRGHLVDGRGSFGTAGVAVGAWARPVSNVTVRNLTVADWDDGVRLTEADRGAFLDVTAIRSRVGVRLYSSSRNRLADVRASDNAVHGLSLLDDSDGNRASNVTAAGNALFGVHLGADSSGNRVENAIARANEYGVVAVGADGNHIVGGRATGNRIAGVWLSAADDTRVADLRLSNRFYGVFVADGSTNNSLAGNRAVDSAVGFRLRNADGNRLRDNRASGNRDGVLLVESDRNAVVDNRITDNRRGVSLLAADDNRFRGNAVRDNRRNFVVARGSENNSVPA, from the coding sequence ATGCGCCGCGCGACACTTGCGGTCGCCACGCTGCTCGCGGTCGCCGCGGTTTCGCCGACCCTCGGGAACGCCGTTCAGGATTCAGGAGACCCCGAGCGAATCGACTCCTGCACCACCATCGACGACCCCGGCCGGTACGCGCTGGTCGACGACGTCCGGAACGCCTCGGCCGGCCAGTGTATCCGCATCCGGGCGAGCGACGTCGTGCTCGATGGCCGGGGCCACCTCGTCGACGGCCGAGGCTCCTTCGGCACCGCCGGAGTCGCGGTCGGCGCGTGGGCCCGCCCCGTCTCGAACGTCACCGTCCGGAACCTGACGGTGGCCGACTGGGACGACGGGGTCCGGCTGACCGAAGCCGACCGCGGCGCGTTTCTCGACGTCACCGCGATCAGAAGCAGGGTCGGGGTTCGGCTCTACTCGTCGAGCCGGAACCGACTCGCGGACGTGCGCGCGAGCGACAACGCGGTCCACGGGCTCTCGCTGCTGGACGACAGCGACGGGAACCGCGCATCGAACGTCACCGCCGCCGGCAACGCGCTGTTCGGCGTCCACCTCGGCGCCGACTCCTCCGGGAACCGGGTCGAGAACGCGATCGCCCGCGCCAACGAGTACGGCGTCGTGGCGGTCGGCGCCGACGGGAACCATATCGTCGGCGGCCGCGCGACCGGGAATCGAATCGCTGGCGTGTGGCTCTCTGCCGCCGACGATACCCGGGTCGCGGACCTCCGGCTCTCCAACCGGTTCTACGGGGTCTTCGTCGCCGACGGTTCGACGAACAACTCGCTGGCGGGGAACCGCGCCGTCGACAGCGCGGTCGGATTCCGCCTCCGGAACGCCGACGGGAACCGCCTCCGGGACAACCGGGCGTCGGGCAACCGCGACGGCGTCCTGCTCGTCGAGAGCGACCGGAACGCGGTGGTCGACAACCGCATCACCGACAACCGGCGGGGCGTCTCGCTGCTGGCCGCCGACGACAACCGCTTCCGCGGGAACGCCGTGCGCGACAACCGCCGGAACTTCGTGGTGGCCCGCGGGAGCGAGAACAACAGCGTGCCGGCGTGA
- a CDS encoding PKD domain-containing protein: MNLDRTAVLSLGLTVLLVASVLPPGLAGLVGTASADHHDAPVYTVRQPGTDLCYEIKAYSHDHPKMVPEVEVRGTNTVGDVTGPYRDPDWDGFESIESIMDYRYHDDGRGQTEYYAPYLNTPYMYENWNYGTYGLYNWSDNGESHMFFYENANGEVSLVVRHDRMNDDEYPTASHRKYNGIYGGIAGDGFHVDSPGGGEATWQFRNLPEGEWAYIDDMYPRQNMDDVYTDGDGTRYGHREAEYESRPLREFSGGEFNVNWFWGPGGNDGGAYRGMQNLAEDESVTIEPESFRNVDAWEVRSNTGHDDMNGTMEELRMNRSVVIERGANCFSGNFEASPTTPEVGQSVTFTVDGDADQYQWDFDGDGAVEQNTTDASVSHAYETDGEMEATVTLVTGGGTQEAATTVEVQAGEPPTADFGVDDNAGDADHLVAGETVTLDGSASSDNSGVIDGYEWSVDGTTKTGDRTRHAFDSPGTYDVTLAVTDATGRTDTVTKSVTVLAQDDPSAAAEASPTQVEAGAPITLDGSDSSDGNASVDTYEWSVPSGAGTVSDDDASTPEADVTFESSGEYRVNLTVTDTNGNTDTDSVAVDVTPGDDPVIESTDVPSEVSVSGTLDVSASARDNSSGSLDYVWSFRQNGNVDDATGRSASYQFDEVGDASVKLTVRDAAGRAVESNWTTVSVTAAPSASLSVPDEADVGDSVTLDASGSSDEDGEIREYRWDFDGDGEVDRNTTDEATVSYTYESADTYEPTVTVVDEDGQTASESASIAVEERDSSQSGGDDSSEDRKALSDSGGGGGGTSLGPPPVVIQTEKAGPNSALVDVRNARSDETVEADLPESDATEETGVGFERLALDLRDDDTHVAFESAAGATVPKGVAELDAPDETLAYLDLDAKYLDTAVANATVEFTVNRSALGGLSAGDDVAVYRYDAGWQPVDASVVAATGDRYRLRATADGLGTLAVGANSPLAVGDASLESGTVATGDPVEATATVENAGTAARSATLNLTLDGTAVASRTVEVPAGETTEVTLSGPAPAAGSYDVSVGGAAVGNLTVKETIPADTSVTGVALNASTIEAGERVEITATVENAGGEPGERAVTLTMFGEAVATKNVTVPGGETREVTFVRQVNAAGNYTVEVGSRTASLGVTGGEDGGLGSAAPDVPGFGVEVTLVALLAATLLARLRD; the protein is encoded by the coding sequence ATGAATCTCGATAGAACCGCGGTTCTGAGCCTGGGATTGACGGTGCTGCTGGTCGCGTCGGTACTCCCGCCCGGCCTCGCGGGGCTGGTCGGGACGGCGAGCGCCGACCACCACGACGCGCCGGTGTACACCGTGCGGCAACCCGGCACGGACCTCTGTTACGAGATCAAGGCGTACAGCCACGACCACCCCAAGATGGTCCCGGAGGTGGAGGTGCGAGGGACGAACACGGTCGGCGACGTGACGGGACCGTACCGGGACCCCGACTGGGACGGGTTCGAGAGCATCGAGTCCATCATGGACTACCGGTACCACGACGACGGGCGCGGACAGACCGAGTACTACGCGCCGTATCTCAACACCCCGTACATGTACGAGAACTGGAACTACGGCACCTACGGGCTCTACAACTGGTCCGACAACGGCGAGAGCCACATGTTCTTCTACGAGAACGCGAACGGCGAGGTCAGCCTCGTCGTCAGACACGACCGCATGAACGACGACGAGTATCCGACGGCCTCCCACCGGAAGTACAACGGAATCTACGGCGGCATCGCCGGCGACGGGTTCCACGTGGATTCGCCCGGAGGCGGTGAGGCAACGTGGCAGTTCCGGAACCTCCCAGAGGGCGAGTGGGCCTACATCGACGACATGTACCCCCGGCAGAACATGGACGACGTGTACACCGACGGCGACGGCACCCGGTACGGCCACCGCGAGGCCGAGTACGAGTCCCGGCCGCTCCGCGAGTTCTCGGGCGGGGAGTTCAACGTCAACTGGTTCTGGGGGCCGGGCGGCAACGACGGCGGCGCGTACCGCGGAATGCAGAATCTCGCCGAGGACGAGAGCGTCACCATCGAACCCGAGTCGTTCCGGAACGTCGACGCGTGGGAGGTCCGGAGCAACACGGGACACGACGACATGAACGGCACGATGGAGGAGCTCCGGATGAACCGGTCGGTCGTCATCGAGCGCGGCGCGAACTGCTTCAGCGGAAACTTCGAGGCGAGTCCGACCACCCCCGAGGTCGGCCAGAGCGTCACCTTCACCGTCGACGGCGACGCCGACCAGTACCAGTGGGACTTCGACGGCGACGGGGCGGTCGAGCAGAACACCACCGACGCGTCGGTCTCCCACGCGTACGAGACCGACGGTGAGATGGAGGCGACAGTGACGCTGGTCACCGGCGGCGGGACCCAAGAGGCGGCGACGACGGTCGAAGTGCAAGCCGGTGAACCGCCGACGGCCGACTTCGGCGTGGACGACAACGCGGGCGACGCCGACCACCTCGTCGCCGGCGAGACGGTCACCCTCGATGGGTCGGCCAGTTCCGACAACTCGGGGGTGATCGACGGCTACGAGTGGTCCGTCGACGGGACGACGAAGACCGGCGACCGGACTCGGCACGCGTTCGACTCGCCGGGCACCTACGACGTCACCCTGGCGGTGACCGATGCGACCGGCCGGACCGATACCGTCACGAAATCGGTGACCGTCCTCGCGCAGGACGACCCGAGCGCCGCGGCGGAGGCCTCCCCGACACAGGTCGAGGCGGGCGCGCCGATAACTCTCGACGGAAGCGATAGCAGCGACGGGAACGCGAGCGTCGACACCTACGAGTGGAGCGTGCCCTCGGGCGCAGGTACCGTAAGCGACGACGACGCGAGCACCCCCGAGGCCGACGTCACCTTCGAGTCGTCGGGCGAATACCGGGTCAACCTCACCGTCACCGACACCAACGGCAACACCGACACCGACAGCGTGGCGGTCGACGTCACGCCCGGGGACGATCCCGTCATCGAAAGTACGGACGTCCCGAGCGAGGTGTCGGTCAGCGGAACGCTCGACGTGTCGGCAAGCGCGAGGGACAACAGTAGCGGGTCGTTGGACTACGTCTGGAGCTTCCGGCAGAACGGGAACGTCGATGACGCGACCGGTCGTAGCGCGAGCTACCAGTTCGACGAGGTCGGCGACGCCTCGGTCAAACTCACGGTCCGCGACGCCGCCGGACGCGCGGTCGAGAGCAACTGGACCACCGTCTCCGTGACCGCCGCGCCCAGCGCGTCGCTCTCGGTGCCCGACGAGGCCGACGTCGGGGACTCGGTCACCCTCGACGCGAGCGGGTCGAGCGACGAAGACGGCGAGATCAGGGAGTACCGGTGGGACTTCGACGGTGACGGCGAGGTCGACCGCAACACCACCGACGAAGCCACGGTGTCGTACACTTACGAGAGCGCCGACACCTACGAGCCGACCGTGACGGTCGTCGACGAAGACGGACAGACCGCCAGCGAGTCCGCGAGCATCGCGGTCGAGGAGCGGGACTCCTCGCAATCCGGCGGGGACGACTCGTCCGAGGACCGAAAAGCCCTCAGCGATTCCGGCGGTGGCGGCGGCGGAACGAGCCTCGGCCCGCCGCCGGTCGTCATCCAGACCGAGAAAGCCGGTCCGAACAGCGCGCTCGTCGACGTGCGCAACGCCCGGAGCGACGAGACCGTCGAGGCCGACTTGCCCGAGAGCGACGCGACCGAGGAGACCGGCGTCGGCTTCGAGCGCCTGGCGCTCGACCTCCGGGACGACGACACCCACGTCGCCTTCGAGAGCGCGGCCGGGGCGACCGTCCCGAAGGGTGTCGCCGAACTCGACGCGCCCGACGAGACGCTGGCGTACCTCGACCTCGACGCGAAGTACCTCGACACCGCGGTGGCGAACGCGACGGTCGAGTTCACGGTGAATCGGTCCGCGCTCGGCGGACTGTCCGCCGGCGACGACGTCGCGGTCTACCGGTACGACGCCGGCTGGCAGCCGGTGGACGCGTCGGTCGTGGCCGCGACCGGCGACAGGTACCGCCTGCGCGCCACCGCCGACGGCCTCGGGACGCTCGCGGTCGGCGCGAACAGCCCGCTCGCGGTCGGCGACGCGTCGCTCGAGAGCGGGACGGTGGCCACCGGCGACCCGGTCGAGGCGACCGCCACCGTCGAGAACGCCGGCACGGCGGCCCGGAGCGCGACGCTGAACCTCACGCTCGACGGGACCGCCGTCGCCTCCCGGACGGTCGAGGTGCCGGCGGGCGAGACGACCGAGGTGACCCTGTCCGGACCGGCGCCGGCCGCCGGGAGCTACGACGTCTCGGTCGGCGGCGCCGCGGTCGGGAACCTGACCGTCAAGGAGACGATTCCCGCCGACACGTCGGTGACCGGCGTGGCGCTCAACGCGTCGACCATCGAAGCGGGCGAGCGCGTGGAGATCACCGCCACGGTCGAGAACGCCGGCGGCGAACCGGGCGAGCGCGCGGTGACGCTGACCATGTTCGGCGAGGCGGTGGCGACGAAGAACGTCACGGTTCCCGGCGGCGAGACCAGGGAGGTCACCTTCGTCCGACAGGTCAACGCCGCGGGCAACTACACGGTCGAGGTCGGGAGCCGGACGGCGTCGCTCGGCGTGACCGGCGGCGAGGACGGCGGGCTCGGCTCCGCCGCGCCCGACGTGCCCGGATTCGGCGTCGAGGTGACGCTCGTCGCGCTGCTCGCCGCGACGCTGCTGGCGCGGTTGCGGGACTGA
- a CDS encoding cytochrome C oxidase subunit IV family protein gives MTRLKLYTAIYVVLFAFATVQLLVEQSGGLPYWTAFWVIIALSFVKAVMVAWYYQHLKWEPRSVSFTMFVGLLAALALTTAAAYSIL, from the coding sequence ATGACACGACTCAAACTCTACACCGCGATATACGTCGTACTGTTCGCCTTCGCGACCGTCCAGCTGCTCGTCGAACAGTCGGGCGGCCTGCCGTACTGGACCGCGTTCTGGGTCATCATCGCGCTGTCGTTCGTGAAGGCGGTGATGGTCGCGTGGTACTACCAGCACCTCAAGTGGGAGCCCCGGTCGGTATCGTTCACGATGTTCGTCGGCCTGTTAGCGGCGCTGGCGCTGACGACCGCGGCAGCCTACTCGATACTCTGA
- a CDS encoding outer membrane protein assembly factor BamB family protein encodes MPSSRRQFLAVAAAGSAALAGCTGRGDTDASFSPGTDDATEWRFPDYDRWSAAYSRDAVAPRTGVTERWQVEIPGANGRPVVADGTAFVPAIDGLVALDLTTGDELWSFSPSDQSWACSPTVHERTAYAGFADDDGVWALDAETGDVRWSVETRGSVQAAIVPSHNGKRVYAGDDTGRVYVVGVADGAVERSYDAVGEVTALATDRITVVVGTNGGQVYELYDDGDAFYPLWRRRVAGGVQDLAIEDGGSVLVSVFGDHVYRLQNGSHAGTSRWRAAFTANDLLLAGSRVVGTNLSSTASIGLRDGEKRWSRSGGASCAPAAAGDTFYVGDEHEDDSEGGYLAAYPLGGSDGLFSDGPKPRWKRDIPGTPTGGLTVADGALLAVTRRSDAADRAYAFDPT; translated from the coding sequence ATGCCCTCCTCACGCAGGCAGTTCCTCGCCGTCGCCGCCGCCGGCAGCGCGGCCCTCGCGGGCTGTACGGGCCGGGGAGACACCGACGCGTCGTTCTCTCCCGGAACAGACGACGCGACCGAGTGGCGATTTCCCGACTACGACCGCTGGTCGGCCGCCTACAGTCGGGACGCCGTCGCCCCGCGGACCGGCGTCACCGAGCGCTGGCAGGTGGAGATCCCCGGCGCGAACGGCCGGCCGGTGGTCGCCGACGGGACCGCCTTCGTGCCGGCCATCGACGGCCTCGTCGCGCTCGACCTGACGACCGGCGACGAACTGTGGTCGTTCTCGCCCTCCGACCAGTCGTGGGCGTGCTCGCCCACGGTCCACGAGCGGACCGCCTACGCCGGCTTCGCGGACGACGACGGCGTCTGGGCGCTCGACGCCGAGACCGGCGACGTCAGGTGGTCGGTCGAGACCCGCGGGTCGGTCCAGGCCGCAATCGTGCCGAGCCACAACGGGAAGCGGGTCTACGCCGGCGACGACACCGGTCGCGTGTACGTCGTCGGAGTCGCCGACGGCGCGGTCGAGCGCAGTTACGACGCGGTCGGCGAGGTCACCGCGCTCGCGACGGACCGGATAACGGTCGTCGTCGGGACGAACGGCGGCCAGGTCTACGAGCTGTACGACGACGGCGACGCGTTCTACCCGCTCTGGCGGCGCCGGGTCGCGGGCGGCGTCCAGGACCTCGCGATAGAGGACGGCGGATCGGTCCTCGTCTCGGTGTTCGGCGACCACGTCTACCGACTCCAGAACGGCTCCCACGCCGGGACGAGCCGGTGGCGGGCGGCGTTCACCGCCAACGACTTGCTCCTGGCCGGCTCCCGTGTCGTCGGGACGAACCTCTCATCGACGGCGAGCATCGGCCTCCGGGACGGCGAGAAGCGGTGGTCGCGCTCCGGCGGCGCCAGCTGTGCCCCCGCCGCGGCCGGCGACACGTTCTACGTCGGCGACGAGCACGAGGACGACTCGGAGGGCGGCTACCTCGCCGCCTACCCGCTCGGCGGGAGCGACGGGCTCTTCAGCGACGGGCCGAAACCGCGGTGGAAGCGCGATATCCCCGGCACGCCGACCGGCGGGCTGACGGTTGCCGACGGGGCGCTGCTGGCCGTGACGCGGCGGTCGGACGCGGCCGACCGGGCGTACGCGTTCGACCCCACCTGA
- a CDS encoding DEAD/DEAH box helicase — translation MTDPEDALDADPAGGDPADPDPPGEDPADAAPSDEDDGPVDVEDFHDAVEQFGRPVVTAGEVARALDRSQAETDDALAGLAEGEGVERLDVSNDPVVWYPTDWGKLADRERVVVFPKRRELVVDQPTQFTRAQLSQFAHLVDTTRDGGYMYEIRQEDVWAAPFDDFEGLLGTVRDVLPERSPHLEEWIESQWKRARQFVLRTHEDGYVVLEAASEDLMGNVARQKLDEDHLRAPISDTESWVAEESVAAVKRVLYEAGYPVRDERDLETGEELDVELRLDLREYQQEWVNEFVRSKSGVLVGPPGSGKTVAGMGAIEAVGGETLILVPGRELASQWHDELLAHTTLTPDQIGEYHGGTKDVRPVTIATYQTAGMDRHRQLFDSREWGLIVYDEVHHVPSRVFRRSADLQSKHRLGLSATPVREDEKEEEIFTLIGPPIGTDWDALFDAGYVQEPEVQIRYVPWDDETYRHEYGSADGHEKRQLAASNPAKLREIRHLRAEHPHAKALIFVEYLDQGDELAEALNVPFISGEMRHARREHLLQEFKSGDRDTLVVSRVGDEGIDLPDAELAVVASGLGGSRRQGAQRAGRTMRPTGNARMYVLATRGTTEEDFARRRMQHLSAKGVRVTERSAEAVEDRRP, via the coding sequence ATGACTGACCCCGAGGACGCTCTGGACGCCGACCCGGCGGGTGGGGACCCGGCCGACCCCGACCCGCCGGGCGAGGACCCCGCCGACGCTGCACCGTCGGACGAGGACGACGGACCGGTCGACGTCGAGGACTTCCACGACGCCGTCGAGCAGTTCGGCCGCCCGGTCGTCACCGCCGGGGAGGTCGCACGGGCGCTCGACCGCTCGCAGGCCGAGACCGACGACGCGCTCGCCGGCCTCGCGGAGGGCGAGGGCGTCGAGCGGCTCGACGTGTCGAACGACCCCGTGGTCTGGTACCCGACCGATTGGGGGAAGCTGGCCGACCGCGAGCGCGTCGTCGTCTTCCCGAAGCGCCGGGAACTGGTGGTCGACCAGCCGACCCAGTTCACCCGGGCCCAGCTCTCGCAGTTCGCCCACCTGGTCGACACCACCCGCGACGGCGGATACATGTACGAGATCCGCCAGGAGGACGTCTGGGCCGCGCCGTTCGACGACTTCGAGGGACTACTCGGCACCGTCCGGGACGTGCTGCCCGAGCGGTCGCCCCACCTCGAGGAGTGGATCGAGAGCCAGTGGAAGCGCGCCCGACAGTTCGTCCTCCGGACCCACGAGGACGGCTACGTCGTGCTGGAGGCCGCCAGCGAGGACCTGATGGGCAACGTCGCGCGCCAGAAGCTCGACGAGGACCACCTCCGGGCGCCCATCTCGGACACCGAGAGCTGGGTCGCCGAGGAGTCGGTCGCGGCGGTCAAGCGCGTCCTCTACGAGGCCGGCTACCCGGTCCGCGACGAGCGCGACCTCGAGACCGGCGAGGAGCTGGACGTCGAGCTCCGACTCGACCTCAGGGAGTACCAGCAGGAGTGGGTGAACGAGTTCGTCCGGTCGAAGTCCGGCGTCCTGGTCGGCCCGCCGGGCAGCGGGAAGACGGTGGCGGGGATGGGCGCGATAGAGGCCGTCGGGGGCGAAACCCTGATCCTGGTGCCGGGCCGCGAACTTGCGAGTCAGTGGCACGACGAACTGCTGGCCCACACCACCCTGACGCCCGACCAGATCGGCGAGTATCACGGCGGGACCAAGGACGTCCGGCCGGTGACCATCGCAACCTACCAGACCGCCGGGATGGACCGCCACCGTCAGCTGTTCGACAGCCGCGAGTGGGGGCTCATCGTCTACGACGAGGTCCACCACGTTCCGTCCCGGGTGTTCCGGCGGTCGGCGGACCTCCAGAGCAAGCACCGGCTGGGGCTGTCGGCGACGCCGGTCCGCGAGGACGAGAAGGAGGAGGAGATATTCACCCTCATCGGCCCGCCCATCGGCACCGACTGGGACGCGCTGTTCGACGCGGGCTACGTCCAGGAGCCGGAGGTCCAGATCCGCTACGTGCCGTGGGACGACGAGACCTACCGCCACGAGTACGGCAGCGCCGACGGCCACGAGAAGCGCCAGCTCGCCGCGAGCAACCCGGCGAAGCTCCGCGAAATCAGACACCTCCGGGCCGAGCACCCCCACGCGAAGGCGCTGATCTTCGTCGAGTACCTCGACCAGGGCGACGAACTGGCCGAGGCGCTCAACGTCCCGTTCATCTCGGGCGAGATGCGCCACGCCCGGCGCGAGCACCTGCTCCAGGAGTTCAAGTCGGGCGACCGCGACACCCTCGTGGTCTCGCGGGTCGGCGACGAGGGCATCGACCTGCCCGACGCCGAACTCGCCGTCGTCGCCTCCGGGCTCGGCGGCTCCCGCCGGCAGGGCGCCCAGCGCGCCGGCCGGACGATGCGCCCGACCGGCAACGCCCGGATGTACGTGCTGGCGACCCGCGGCACCACCGAGGAGGACTTCGCCCGCCGCCGGATGCAGCACCTCTCGGCGAAGGGCGTGCGGGTCACCGAGCGGAGCGCGGAGGCGGTCGAGGACCGCCGGCCGTAG